One genomic window of Coregonus clupeaformis isolate EN_2021a chromosome 12, ASM2061545v1, whole genome shotgun sequence includes the following:
- the LOC121578103 gene encoding parapinopsin-like — MMQLPASLSNTSSYLGPPPEGEELLPRAGFITLSIVMAMFTVPAIVLNSTVIVVSLMNKQLRQPLNYALVNMAVADLGTALTGGVLSVVNNALGYFSLGRTGCVMEGFSVALFGITSLCTVALIAIERMFVVSKPLGPISFQTKHAVGGVALSWVWSLIWNIPPLFGWGRYELEGVGTSCAPDWHNRDPNNVSYILCYFLLCFAVPFLIIVASYSKLIYTLRQVSTMGCIEGGAAAKAEAKVARMVVLMVVTFLISWLPYATLALVVVSHPDAHISPLLGTMPVYLAKSSTLYNPLIYLYMNKQFRRYAVPFLLCGRDPWPSEEEGSEMQTTVATINNKVSPS; from the exons ATGATGCagctcccagcctctctctccaacacttcGTCCTACCTGGGACCGCCCCCCGAGGGCGAGGAGCTCCTGCCCCGAGCTGGCTTCATCACCCTCTCCATCGTCATGGCGATGTTTACCGTACCAGCCATTGTGTTGAACTCCACGGTGATAGTGGTGTCGCTGATGAACAAGCAGCTGAGGCAACCTCTGAACTACGCCCTGGTCAACATGGCCGTAGCTGACCTGGGGACAGCGCTGACCGGTGGGGTTCTGTCTGTGGTCAACAACGCTCTGGGGTACTTCTCCCTGGGACGGACCGGCTGTGTCATGGAGGGATTCTCTGTGGCTCTGTTTG GTATCACATCACTGTGCACGGTAGCTCTGATTGCCATAGAGAGAATGTTTGTGGTGAGCAAGCCGCTAGGACCAATCTCCTTCCAGACCAAGCATGCGGTTGGGGGTGTGGCCTTGTCATGGGTGTGGTCTCTCATCTGGAACATCCCGCCCCTATTCGGCTGGGGAAG GTACGAACTGGAGGGCGTCGGGACGTCGTGCGCCCCAGACTGGCACAACCGTGACCCCAATAATGTGTCCTATATCCTGTGCTACTTCCTGCTGTGTTTCGCCGTGCCCTTCCTCATCATCGTAGCCTCTTACTCAAAACTCATATACACCTTAAGACAG gtCTCTACAATGGGCTGTATAGAAGGGGGTGCAGCAGCCAAGGCGGAGGCTAAGGTGGCCCGCATGGTGGTTCTGATGGTGGTTACTTTCCTGATCAGCTGGCTGCCCTACGCTACCCTGGCCCTCGTGGTGGTCTCCCACCCTGATGCCCACATCAGCCCTCTGCTGGGCACCATGCCAGTCTACCTGGCCAAGAGCAGCACCCTGTACAACCCTCTCATCTACCTCTACATGAACAAACAG TTCCGTAGATATGCAGTGCCCTTCCTGCTGTGTGGGAGGGACCCATGGCCTTCTGAGGAGGAGGGGTCAGAGATGCAGACCACTGTGGCAACCATCAACAACAAAGTCTCCCCCAGTTGA